The following nucleotide sequence is from Pseudomonas sp. RC10.
GGCGTGCTTGTGCTCGACCACCATGGCCATGAAACGTCCGAGCTGTTCGCGCTCGCGCTTGAGGTCGGTGTTGAGCAGGGTTTCATAGCCTTCGCGACCGCCCCAGAGCACGTAGTTCGAACCGTTGAGGCGCTGCGTGGCGTTCATCGCGTTGAACACTTGGGCGGCAGCGAAGGCGAACACCTCAGGGTCCGGATTGCTCGCAGCGCCTGCTGCAAAGCGCGGATTGCTGAAGCAGTTCGCGGTGCCCCACAGCAGTTTCAGGCCGGTGCGAGCCTGGTGGCGTTCGAGCTCATCGACCATCTGGGCGAAGTTGCGGGTGTATTCCTTGAGGCTCGCGCCTTCGGGGGCGACATCGGTGTCGTGGAAACTGTAGTAGTCGATGCCCAGCTTGGAGAAGAACTCGAACGCCGCGTCGGCCTTGAAGCGCGCTACCTCCATGGCATCCCCCGTCTTGATCCAGGGGCGCTTGAACGTGCCGACGCCGAACATGTCGGCTCCCGGCCAGACGAAGGTGTGCCAGTAACAAGCCGCCATGCGCAGGTGCTCACGCATCGGCTTGCCGAGGACCCGCTTGTTGGCGTCGTAATGGCGAAAGGCAAGGGGGGATTCGCTGTGCGGGCCTTCGTAGCGAATGGTGTCGATTTCGGGGAAGCAGGGCATCGAAGTATTTCCTTATTGTTCTTGGCGTTGCCCCGATACTAGCAACGGCCTTGGGCCTTCCGATTACGAAAATCACCAACTCGGTGTTCGATTTTGAGTATTGAGATTCCCTCTCGGCAGGCCTAGTCTGTGCCGACCTGTTTGGCAGGCCCGGGAGAACAACAATGAAAACCGTCCCGCCCGTGCACCGTATCGCGCTGTTGTTCAACGGCGGCAAAATCTATGATCGCGGCATCATCACCGGCATTGGCGATTACCTCAGCAGCACGCGCGCGTCCTGGGACCTGTTCCTTGAGGAGGATTTCCTCTGCCGTTTGAAAGGCATCGAGCGCTGGCAAGGCGACGGGATCATTGCCGATTTCGACGACCCGCTGATTGGCGAAGCGCTGGCGCACAGCAAGCTGCCGGTGGTGGCGGTGGGTGGCTCCTACGCGGACCCCGACGCCTACCCGAAAAACATTCCTTACGTGGCCACCGACAACGTCGGCCTGATCAAAATGGCGTACGAGCACCTGATCGAAGCGGGGCTGACCCGATTCGCCTGCTTCAGCCTGCCTGAGGCGCAGAGCAATCGCTGGGCCCAGGAGCGGGAAAACGCTTTTCGCAGCCTGCTCAAGCGCGACGGCCTGCGCGGTGAGGTCTATCGCGGCTTGAGCACCAGTGCGCCGTTGTGGGACAGCGCGGTGGAGCAGCAGATCGCCTGGCTGCAACGCCTGCCCAAGCCCATCGGCATCATTGCCGTCAGCGACGCCCGTGCCCGGCAGTTGCTTCAGGCGTGCCTGACCGCGGGCATCGCGGTGCCGGAGCAAGTGGCGCTGATCGGCATCGACAACGACCCACTGACCCGCACCCTGACCCGCGTGCCATTGAGCTCGGTGATTCAGGGCACGCAAAGCATGGGGCGAATGGCGGCGCACATGCTGCACCAGATGCTCCACGGCATGCCGTCCACGACCCATCAGATTCTCGTGCCGCCCGAGGCGATCAACGTCCAGGCATCGAGCCTTCATCAGCCGCTGGGCAATCCGTATGTGATGCAGGCGCTGCATTTCATCCGGCAGTACGCCTGCCAAGGCATCAAGACGGCCCAGGTCTCGGGCTATG
It contains:
- the xylA gene encoding xylose isomerase; amino-acid sequence: MPCFPEIDTIRYEGPHSESPLAFRHYDANKRVLGKPMREHLRMAACYWHTFVWPGADMFGVGTFKRPWIKTGDAMEVARFKADAAFEFFSKLGIDYYSFHDTDVAPEGASLKEYTRNFAQMVDELERHQARTGLKLLWGTANCFSNPRFAAGAASNPDPEVFAFAAAQVFNAMNATQRLNGSNYVLWGGREGYETLLNTDLKREREQLGRFMAMVVEHKHAIGFKGDLLIEPKPQEPTKHQYDYDSATVFGFLQQFGLEKEIKVNIEANHATLAGHSFHHEIATAASLGIFGSIDANRGDPQNGWDTDQFPNSVEELTLATYEILKAGGFQNGGFNFDSKVRRQSLDDVDLFYGHVAAMDVLALSLERAAAMVENDVLQQFKTQRYAGWDQPFGRAVQTGEFSLESLARHALEHDLNPQAVSGRQEMLEGVVNRFIYR
- a CDS encoding DNA-binding transcriptional regulator — its product is MKTVPPVHRIALLFNGGKIYDRGIITGIGDYLSSTRASWDLFLEEDFLCRLKGIERWQGDGIIADFDDPLIGEALAHSKLPVVAVGGSYADPDAYPKNIPYVATDNVGLIKMAYEHLIEAGLTRFACFSLPEAQSNRWAQERENAFRSLLKRDGLRGEVYRGLSTSAPLWDSAVEQQIAWLQRLPKPIGIIAVSDARARQLLQACLTAGIAVPEQVALIGIDNDPLTRTLTRVPLSSVIQGTQSMGRMAAHMLHQMLHGMPSTTHQILVPPEAINVQASSLHQPLGNPYVMQALHFIRQYACQGIKTAQVSGYVGISRSSLEAHFRKERSCTVHDEILGFKLAAAASRLQNSDSAIADIAQHCGFKSAQYLHTVFRREFGCTPREYQQSAVHSFDSHTRSAERVFT